A genome region from Cognatishimia activa includes the following:
- a CDS encoding NADH-quinone oxidoreductase subunit J yields MTIAAFAFYLFAISVVAGGLFTVISKNPVHSVLWLILSFLSSAGLFVLLGAEFVAMLLIIVYVGAVAVLFLFVVMMLDVDFAELKAGMAQYLPIALLIGVVLLMQFGLAFGAWTEAENAQALREAVAPEGVTNTAALGLLIYDQYFMLFQLAGLILLVAMIGAIVLTLRHRRDIKRQNVLEQMWRDPAQAMELKDVKPGQGL; encoded by the coding sequence ATGACTATCGCTGCATTTGCCTTTTACCTTTTCGCGATCTCAGTGGTCGCAGGCGGGCTGTTTACCGTGATCAGCAAGAACCCGGTGCATTCTGTGCTCTGGCTGATCCTGTCTTTCCTCAGCTCTGCCGGGCTTTTCGTTCTGCTGGGGGCTGAGTTCGTCGCGATGCTCTTGATCATCGTCTACGTGGGGGCGGTCGCGGTGCTGTTCCTCTTCGTGGTGATGATGCTGGATGTCGACTTTGCCGAGCTTAAGGCCGGCATGGCGCAATATCTGCCGATTGCCTTGCTGATTGGGGTGGTTCTGCTGATGCAATTCGGTCTGGCCTTTGGCGCCTGGACCGAAGCCGAGAACGCGCAGGCGCTGCGTGAGGCGGTTGCGCCTGAGGGTGTGACGAACACTGCGGCTCTGGGCCTTTTGATCTATGATCAATATTTCATGCTGTTCCAACTGGCGGGGTTGATCCTGTTGGTGGCGATGATCGGAGCCATCGTGCTGACCCTGCGCCACCGTCGCGACATCAAGCGTCAGAACGTATTGGAGCAGATGTGGCGTGATCCGGCGCAAGCTATGGAATTGAAAGATGTGAAACCGGGGCAGGGACTCTGA
- the nuoK gene encoding NADH-quinone oxidoreductase subunit NuoK — protein MIGLEHYLTVAATLFVIGIFGLFLNRKNVIILLMSIELMLLAVNINLVAFSSFLGDLVGQVFTLFVLTVAAAEAAIGLAILVSFFRNRGTIAVEDVNVMKG, from the coding sequence ATGATAGGTCTAGAACATTATCTTACGGTGGCAGCCACGCTGTTCGTCATCGGCATCTTCGGGCTCTTTTTGAACCGGAAGAATGTGATCATCCTGCTGATGTCAATCGAACTGATGCTCTTGGCGGTGAACATCAACCTTGTAGCCTTCTCCAGTTTCCTCGGAGATCTGGTCGGGCAGGTTTTCACGCTCTTTGTCCTGACGGTTGCGGCGGCAGAAGCGGCGATTGGTCTCGCGATCCTCGTCAGCTTCTTCAGAAACCGCGGCACGATCGCGGTCGAAGACGTCAACGTGATGAAAGGCTAA
- the nuoG gene encoding NADH-quinone oxidoreductase subunit NuoG codes for MSDLRKIIIDEQEVEVDGALTLIQACEQAGVEVPRFCYHERLSIAGNCRMCLVEVVGGPPKPAASCAMQVRDLRPGPEGQPPVVKTNSPMVKKAREGVMEFLLINHPLDCPICDQGGECDLQDQAMAYGVSGSRFKEAKRAVDDLDLGPLVGTVMTRCISCTRCVRFTTEVAGINQMGQTGRGEDAEITSYLNQTLDSNLQGNIIDLCPVGALTSKPYSFTARPWELTKTETIDVMDALGSNIRVDTKGREVMRIMPRNHDGVNEEWISDKTRFVWDGLRRQRLDRPYVRENGKLRPASWPEALTKVAEAMKGKKVAGLIGDLVSVEATYALKALVEGQGGSVECRTDNARLPIGNRAGYVGTASVEDIDAAKYIMLIGTNPRVEAPVLNARIRKAWINGANVGLVGEAADLTYDYHHAGTDRKALGTLLGGKHGPVLDVPSVVIVGQGALNEADGLAVLAAAQQLAAETKSKLLVLHTAASRVGAMDVGAVTEGGLLAATEGAEVIYNMGADEVDIDQGPFVIYQGSHGDRGAMRADVILPGAAYTEENGLFVNTEGRPQLAMRANFAPGEAKENWAILRALSAELGATLPYDSLAQLRNALVTDVPHLKKIDEVIENEGEALATDSLGNADFRNAINDFYLTNPIARASTLMAELSANAKARKDAPLAAE; via the coding sequence ATGTCAGACCTACGCAAGATCATCATCGACGAGCAAGAAGTGGAAGTAGACGGCGCGCTGACGCTGATCCAGGCCTGTGAACAGGCCGGGGTCGAGGTGCCGCGCTTCTGCTATCACGAGCGCCTGTCTATCGCGGGCAACTGTCGGATGTGTCTTGTAGAGGTGGTCGGCGGGCCTCCGAAGCCTGCAGCGTCCTGTGCGATGCAGGTACGTGACTTGCGGCCTGGTCCCGAGGGCCAGCCGCCTGTGGTCAAGACCAACTCGCCAATGGTGAAGAAGGCGCGCGAAGGCGTGATGGAGTTCCTTCTGATCAACCACCCGCTGGATTGCCCGATTTGTGACCAAGGCGGTGAATGCGATCTGCAGGATCAGGCAATGGCCTATGGTGTGTCAGGCTCCCGCTTTAAGGAAGCCAAACGCGCGGTGGATGATCTGGATCTGGGTCCGCTGGTCGGCACTGTGATGACCCGCTGCATTTCCTGCACCCGCTGCGTGCGTTTCACGACTGAGGTCGCGGGCATCAACCAGATGGGCCAGACTGGTCGTGGCGAAGACGCCGAGATCACCAGCTATCTGAACCAGACTTTGGACAGCAACCTGCAGGGCAATATCATTGACCTCTGCCCAGTTGGTGCGCTGACGTCTAAGCCATATTCCTTCACCGCCCGCCCATGGGAGCTGACCAAGACCGAGACCATCGATGTGATGGACGCTTTGGGTTCCAACATTCGCGTGGACACCAAGGGTCGCGAAGTCATGCGGATCATGCCGCGCAACCATGATGGCGTGAATGAGGAGTGGATTTCCGACAAAACCCGTTTCGTCTGGGACGGCCTGCGCCGTCAGCGTCTGGATCGCCCCTATGTGCGTGAAAACGGCAAGTTGCGTCCGGCAAGCTGGCCTGAGGCTCTGACCAAAGTGGCCGAGGCCATGAAGGGCAAGAAAGTCGCGGGTCTGATCGGCGATCTGGTGTCTGTTGAGGCGACGTATGCGCTCAAGGCCTTGGTCGAAGGGCAGGGCGGTAGCGTTGAATGCCGCACCGACAATGCGCGCCTGCCGATTGGCAACCGCGCGGGTTACGTGGGCACGGCCTCTGTCGAAGACATCGATGCCGCCAAATACATCATGCTGATCGGCACGAACCCTCGGGTAGAGGCTCCGGTTCTGAATGCACGGATCCGCAAGGCGTGGATCAATGGCGCGAATGTAGGTCTGGTGGGTGAAGCCGCTGATCTGACTTATGACTACCACCACGCAGGCACCGACCGCAAAGCGCTCGGCACTCTGTTGGGCGGGAAGCATGGTCCGGTGCTGGATGTGCCGTCCGTTGTGATCGTCGGCCAGGGTGCTTTGAACGAAGCGGATGGGCTCGCGGTCCTCGCGGCCGCTCAACAGCTCGCTGCGGAAACCAAGTCGAAACTCTTGGTTCTGCACACCGCAGCCAGCCGTGTGGGTGCAATGGATGTGGGTGCGGTTACCGAGGGCGGGCTTTTGGCCGCAACCGAGGGTGCCGAGGTCATCTACAACATGGGCGCCGATGAGGTCGACATCGACCAAGGCCCATTTGTGATCTATCAGGGCTCTCACGGCGACCGTGGCGCGATGCGCGCGGATGTGATCCTGCCGGGTGCCGCCTACACAGAGGAAAACGGTCTGTTCGTGAACACCGAAGGCCGCCCACAGCTGGCCATGCGCGCGAACTTTGCGCCGGGTGAGGCGAAAGAGAACTGGGCGATCCTGCGGGCGCTCTCTGCCGAACTTGGGGCGACGCTGCCTTACGACAGCCTCGCGCAACTGCGCAATGCGCTGGTGACGGACGTGCCGCACCTCAAGAAAATCGACGAAGTCATTGAAAACGAAGGCGAAGCGCTGGCGACGGACAGCCTCGGCAATGCGGATTTCCGCAACGCGATCAATGATTTCTATCTGACCAACCCGATTGCCCGCGCCTCAACCTTGATGGCAGAGCTATCGGCCAATGCCAAAGCGCGCAAAGATGCGCCGCTGGCTGCGGAGTAA
- a CDS encoding carboxymuconolactone decarboxylase family protein, whose protein sequence is MSDPKNPFEAMIAQYQDMAKAMNPALESFTPKGFENLWPTMPKDMMEMFFGNTLNKDGLDAKTRLLLTLAALTVLGGQAESQVRLTVRHLLEAGATKQEIVECIGQMSMFAGIPAMTKVMELAQEVLAESEEDDT, encoded by the coding sequence ATGAGCGATCCAAAGAACCCATTCGAAGCGATGATCGCGCAGTATCAGGACATGGCCAAGGCCATGAACCCTGCGCTGGAATCCTTCACGCCTAAGGGGTTTGAAAACCTCTGGCCGACCATGCCCAAAGACATGATGGAAATGTTCTTTGGCAATACGCTGAACAAAGACGGGCTGGACGCCAAGACGCGCCTTTTGCTGACGCTCGCGGCTTTGACCGTTCTAGGCGGGCAGGCTGAATCTCAGGTCCGCCTGACCGTGCGCCACCTGCTTGAGGCGGGCGCGACGAAACAGGAAATCGTCGAATGTATCGGACAGATGTCCATGTTCGCCGGCATCCCTGCCATGACCAAAGTGATGGAACTCGCGCAAGAGGTTCTGGCTGAATCCGAGGAAGATGACACATGA
- the nuoL gene encoding NADH-quinone oxidoreductase subunit L yields the protein METIILFAPLVGAIIAGFGWRYIGETAAQYVTTGLLFLAALLSWIVFLTHGSETEQIHILNFIQSGSLDTSWSIRLDRLTSTMLIVVTTVSALVHLYSFGYMAHDENFDHDQNYKARFFAYLSFFTFAMLMLVTSDNLVQMFFGWEGVGVASYLLIGFYWKKQSAGAAAIKAFVVNRVGDFGFALGIFALFMLTDSINFDVIFASGPMLAETSVRFLWTDWNAANLIAFLLFVGAMGKSAQLILHTWLPDAMEGPTPVSALIHAATMVTAGVFLVCRMSPIMEFAPEAMMFVTFLGATTAFFAATVGLVQNDIKRVIAYSTCSQLGYMFVAAGVGVYSVAMFHLFTHAFFKAMLFLGAGSVIHGMHHEQDMRNYGGLRKKLPYTFWAMMIGTFAITGVGIPLSGYIGFAGFASKDAVIESAYAATNGGYAFWMLVVAALFTSFYSWRLIFLTFYGKPRGDMHTHEHAHESPRVMLIPLGVLAVGAVFAGAIWYGSFFGKTNEVVKFFGGHYEEPAKELAAAVAENNPKASKLKYVMADEPGEAAIYIKPENTILHEAHYVPTWVKLSPFVSMLLGLIVALWFYIWDPSMPRKVAESQRPLYLFLLNKWYFDEIYDFLIVRPAQALGRFLWKRGDGTVIDGFLNGVAMGIVPFFTKLAGRAQSGYIFTYAFAMVIGIAVLVTWMTFSGGSH from the coding sequence ATGGAAACGATCATCCTTTTTGCCCCACTGGTGGGCGCCATCATCGCAGGCTTTGGCTGGCGATACATCGGAGAAACGGCGGCGCAATATGTGACCACCGGCCTTTTGTTCCTTGCCGCTCTGCTGAGCTGGATTGTGTTCCTGACCCACGGGTCTGAAACCGAGCAGATCCACATCCTGAACTTCATTCAATCAGGGTCTTTGGACACCAGCTGGTCGATCCGTCTGGACCGTCTGACCTCGACCATGTTGATCGTTGTGACCACGGTTTCCGCGCTCGTGCACCTGTATTCGTTCGGCTACATGGCGCATGACGAGAACTTTGATCACGATCAAAACTACAAAGCGCGCTTCTTCGCCTACCTCAGCTTCTTCACCTTTGCGATGTTGATGCTGGTGACCTCTGACAACCTTGTTCAGATGTTCTTTGGCTGGGAAGGCGTGGGCGTCGCGTCCTATCTGTTGATCGGGTTCTACTGGAAGAAACAGAGCGCAGGGGCGGCGGCGATCAAAGCCTTTGTGGTGAACCGTGTGGGTGACTTTGGCTTTGCGCTGGGGATTTTCGCGCTGTTCATGCTGACCGACAGCATCAACTTTGATGTGATCTTTGCCTCTGGCCCAATGTTAGCTGAAACCTCCGTGCGGTTCCTTTGGACCGACTGGAACGCGGCAAACCTGATCGCCTTCCTGCTGTTTGTTGGCGCAATGGGCAAATCGGCGCAGCTGATCCTGCACACCTGGTTGCCCGACGCGATGGAAGGCCCGACCCCGGTTTCCGCGCTGATCCACGCGGCGACCATGGTGACCGCAGGTGTTTTCCTTGTCTGCCGCATGTCTCCGATCATGGAGTTCGCGCCTGAGGCGATGATGTTCGTGACTTTCCTCGGTGCGACCACTGCGTTTTTCGCGGCGACCGTGGGCCTCGTTCAGAACGACATCAAACGCGTGATTGCATATTCGACCTGTTCGCAGCTCGGCTACATGTTCGTAGCCGCAGGCGTTGGCGTGTATTCGGTCGCAATGTTCCACCTGTTCACACACGCCTTCTTCAAAGCGATGCTCTTCCTTGGCGCGGGCTCCGTCATTCACGGCATGCACCACGAGCAGGACATGCGGAACTATGGCGGTCTGCGCAAAAAGCTGCCCTATACGTTCTGGGCGATGATGATCGGTACTTTCGCAATCACCGGCGTTGGTATTCCACTCAGCGGCTACATCGGCTTCGCGGGCTTTGCTTCGAAAGACGCAGTGATCGAGAGCGCCTATGCGGCAACCAACGGCGGCTATGCTTTCTGGATGCTGGTCGTGGCGGCTCTGTTCACGTCTTTCTACAGCTGGCGTCTGATCTTCCTGACCTTTTACGGAAAACCACGGGGCGACATGCACACCCATGAACACGCGCATGAAAGCCCGCGCGTCATGCTGATCCCACTTGGGGTTCTGGCGGTTGGCGCGGTCTTTGCCGGTGCGATCTGGTATGGCAGCTTCTTTGGCAAAACCAATGAGGTCGTGAAGTTCTTTGGCGGTCACTATGAAGAACCCGCAAAAGAGCTGGCTGCAGCCGTTGCCGAGAACAACCCGAAAGCGTCCAAGCTGAAATACGTGATGGCGGATGAGCCGGGCGAAGCAGCGATTTATATCAAACCAGAAAACACCATTCTGCACGAAGCGCACTACGTGCCGACCTGGGTGAAACTCTCGCCGTTTGTGTCGATGCTTCTGGGCCTAATCGTCGCGCTTTGGTTCTACATTTGGGACCCAAGCATGCCGCGCAAAGTGGCCGAGAGCCAGCGTCCGCTCTACCTGTTCCTTTTGAACAAATGGTACTTTGACGAGATCTATGACTTCCTCATCGTGCGTCCCGCGCAGGCCCTGGGCCGCTTCCTGTGGAAACGCGGAGATGGAACGGTCATTGATGGCTTCCTCAATGGCGTTGCCATGGGCATCGTGCCCTTCTTCACCAAACTCGCTGGCCGCGCGCAGTCGGGCTACATCTTTACTTACGCATTCGCCATGGTGATCGGCATCGCCGTTCTCGTGACCTGGATGACCTTCTCCGGAGGATCCCACTAA
- a CDS encoding DUF5333 domain-containing protein — MRMMLIAGFVVAAGAAQAKQDLKDVPSVWNGLLNIGIANEIRETCPSISARMVRAALRLNSIQNEAEGMGYSQAEIDAFRKSEANKAAMRAEGEAYMKNNGVVKGDAETYCALGRAEIAKSSQIGRLLRAN, encoded by the coding sequence ATGCGCATGATGTTGATTGCAGGATTTGTCGTTGCGGCAGGCGCGGCTCAGGCGAAGCAGGATCTGAAAGATGTTCCATCCGTCTGGAACGGTCTGTTGAACATCGGGATCGCCAATGAGATCCGCGAGACATGCCCGTCGATTTCCGCACGGATGGTGCGGGCGGCTCTGCGTCTGAACTCTATTCAGAACGAAGCAGAGGGCATGGGCTATAGCCAGGCTGAAATCGATGCCTTTCGCAAAAGCGAGGCCAATAAGGCCGCGATGCGGGCCGAGGGCGAAGCCTACATGAAGAACAACGGTGTCGTTAAAGGCGACGCGGAAACCTATTGCGCGCTTGGGCGTGCTGAAATCGCAAAATCCAGCCAAATCGGCAGGCTGTTAAGGGCCAACTGA
- the nuoH gene encoding NADH-quinone oxidoreductase subunit NuoH: MAEFLTTPLGIGVIIVAQVLAVVGFVMISLLFLVYGDRKIWAAVQMRRGPNVVGAWGLLQTVADALKYVVKEIVVPAGADKTVFMLAPLTSFVLALIAWAVIPFNDTWVLSDINVAILYVFAVSSLEVYGVIMGGWASNSKYPFLGSLRSAAQMISYEVSIGLIIIGIIISSGSMNFGDIVRAQDGDYGFFSWYWLPHFPMVFLFFISALAETNRPPFDLPEAESELVAGYQVEYSSTPFLLFMAGEYIAIFLMCALTSLLFFGGWLSPIPGIEDGALWMVAKMAFFFFVFAMVKAITPRYRYDQLMRIGWKVFLPMSLIWVVIVAFLAKFEAFGGAYARWAIGG, translated from the coding sequence ATGGCTGAATTTCTGACAACCCCTCTTGGAATAGGCGTCATCATCGTCGCGCAAGTGCTTGCTGTTGTGGGCTTTGTGATGATCTCGCTTCTGTTCCTTGTCTATGGGGACCGCAAAATCTGGGCGGCTGTGCAAATGCGGCGTGGCCCGAACGTGGTGGGGGCCTGGGGCCTTTTGCAAACCGTCGCGGATGCGTTGAAATATGTGGTGAAAGAGATCGTTGTGCCTGCGGGTGCGGATAAAACGGTCTTTATGCTGGCGCCGCTGACGTCCTTTGTGCTGGCGCTGATTGCCTGGGCGGTGATCCCGTTTAATGACACATGGGTTTTGTCCGACATCAACGTGGCGATCCTCTATGTCTTCGCGGTCTCATCGCTTGAGGTTTACGGCGTGATCATGGGCGGTTGGGCGTCTAACTCGAAATACCCATTCCTAGGGAGCTTGCGCTCTGCAGCTCAGATGATCTCTTATGAGGTCTCTATCGGTCTGATCATCATCGGCATCATCATTTCCTCTGGCTCCATGAACTTCGGCGACATCGTCCGCGCGCAGGACGGAGACTATGGCTTCTTCAGCTGGTACTGGCTGCCGCATTTCCCGATGGTCTTCCTGTTCTTTATCAGCGCCTTGGCGGAAACCAACCGCCCGCCGTTCGACCTGCCCGAAGCGGAATCCGAACTGGTGGCTGGCTATCAGGTGGAATATTCCTCAACGCCGTTCCTTTTGTTCATGGCCGGTGAATATATCGCCATCTTCCTGATGTGCGCGCTTACGTCGCTCTTGTTCTTTGGCGGTTGGTTGTCCCCGATCCCGGGCATTGAGGATGGTGCACTTTGGATGGTCGCTAAGATGGCCTTCTTCTTCTTTGTCTTTGCGATGGTAAAGGCAATCACCCCGCGCTACCGCTATGACCAGCTGATGCGTATTGGTTGGAAAGTCTTCCTGCCGATGTCTCTGATCTGGGTCGTGATCGTGGCGTTCCTCGCGAAATTTGAGGCCTTTGGCGGCGCCTATGCCCGCTGGGCGATCGGAGGCTAA
- the nuoI gene encoding NADH-quinone oxidoreductase subunit NuoI, with protein MANIDYTRAAKYFLLADFIKGFQLGLKYFFAPKATLNYPHEKGPLSPRFRGEHVLRRYPNGEERCIACKLCEAICPAQAITIDAEPREDGSRRTTRYDIDMTKCIYCGFCQEACPVDAIVEGPNFEFATETREELFYDKEKLLANGDRWEAEIARNLELDAPYR; from the coding sequence ATGGCAAACATCGACTACACCCGCGCCGCGAAATACTTTCTGCTGGCGGATTTCATCAAAGGCTTCCAGCTGGGTCTGAAGTATTTCTTCGCCCCCAAAGCGACGCTGAACTACCCGCATGAAAAAGGGCCGCTGAGCCCGCGTTTCCGCGGTGAACACGTGCTGCGCCGCTATCCCAACGGCGAAGAGCGCTGCATTGCCTGTAAACTTTGCGAAGCGATCTGCCCGGCGCAGGCGATCACCATTGACGCGGAACCCCGCGAAGACGGCAGCCGCCGGACCACGCGCTATGACATCGACATGACGAAATGCATCTATTGCGGCTTCTGCCAAGAGGCCTGCCCGGTGGATGCGATCGTCGAAGGCCCGAATTTCGAATTCGCCACCGAGACCCGTGAAGAGCTGTTTTACGACAAAGAAAAGTTGCTTGCGAATGGCGACCGTTGGGAAGCCGAGATCGCGCGCAATCTGGAATTGGATGCACCCTACCGATGA
- a CDS encoding NADH-quinone oxidoreductase subunit M, giving the protein MDNLLSIVTFIPLAAAAILLVFLRGDDAAAQRNAKWVALIATTITFLVSLFILAEFDPNNTGMQFVEEREWLLGLQYKMGVDGISVLFVMLTTFMMPLTIAASWDVKHRVKEYMIAFLLLETLMLGVFMALDLVLFYLFFEAGLIPMFLIIGIWGGKNRIYASFKFFLYTFLGSVLMLVAMVAMFADAGTTDIPTLMNHTFASESFSILGVHIVGGLQTLLFLAFFASFAVKMPMWPVHTWLPDAHVQAPTAGSVVLAAILLKMGGYGFLRFSLPMFPIGSEVLTDLVLWMSAIAIVYTSLVALVQEDMKKLIAYSSVAHMGYVTMGIFVVNQQGIDGAIFQMLSHGFISGALFLCVGVIYDRMHTREIDAYGGLVNRMPAYALIFMFFTMANVGLPGTSGFVGEFLTLMGAFQKNTWIAAIATSGVIFSAAYALWLYRRVVMGDLIKESLKTLKDMTPREKWIFAPLVAMTLILGVYPSLVTDIIGPSVEALIANYDTAVAHMADAAHAGDH; this is encoded by the coding sequence ATGGATAACCTTCTTTCCATTGTGACCTTCATCCCGCTGGCGGCTGCAGCTATCCTGCTCGTCTTCCTGCGCGGAGACGACGCTGCTGCGCAACGCAACGCCAAATGGGTGGCCTTGATCGCGACCACGATCACCTTCCTTGTTTCTCTGTTCATTCTGGCTGAGTTCGACCCGAACAACACCGGCATGCAGTTTGTCGAAGAACGCGAGTGGCTCTTGGGGCTTCAGTACAAGATGGGCGTGGACGGGATTTCGGTTCTGTTTGTGATGCTGACGACTTTCATGATGCCGCTGACGATTGCCGCGTCCTGGGACGTAAAGCACCGCGTCAAAGAATATATGATTGCCTTCCTGCTGCTGGAAACGCTGATGCTTGGCGTGTTCATGGCGCTGGATCTGGTGCTCTTCTATCTGTTCTTTGAAGCAGGCCTTATCCCGATGTTCCTGATCATCGGTATCTGGGGCGGCAAGAACCGCATCTATGCGAGCTTTAAGTTCTTCCTCTACACCTTCCTTGGCTCTGTGCTGATGCTGGTGGCGATGGTGGCGATGTTTGCTGATGCGGGCACGACTGACATTCCGACCCTGATGAACCACACCTTCGCGTCCGAGAGCTTCTCGATCCTAGGCGTGCATATCGTTGGCGGTCTGCAGACGCTCCTGTTCCTGGCCTTCTTTGCCTCTTTTGCGGTGAAAATGCCGATGTGGCCCGTGCACACCTGGTTGCCAGATGCGCATGTTCAGGCGCCGACGGCGGGGTCTGTGGTTCTGGCTGCGATCCTGTTGAAAATGGGGGGCTACGGCTTCCTGCGCTTTAGCCTGCCAATGTTCCCGATCGGGTCCGAGGTCCTTACCGACCTCGTCCTGTGGATGTCCGCGATTGCGATTGTCTACACCTCGCTGGTGGCGCTGGTGCAGGAAGACATGAAGAAGCTGATCGCTTATTCATCCGTTGCGCACATGGGCTACGTGACAATGGGGATCTTTGTTGTGAACCAGCAGGGTATCGATGGTGCGATCTTCCAGATGCTGAGCCACGGCTTTATCTCTGGCGCGCTCTTCCTTTGTGTGGGCGTGATCTATGACCGGATGCACACCCGCGAGATCGACGCCTATGGCGGTCTTGTGAACCGCATGCCGGCCTATGCGCTGATCTTCATGTTCTTTACCATGGCCAACGTCGGCCTGCCGGGCACCTCGGGCTTTGTCGGGGAATTTCTGACGCTGATGGGCGCCTTCCAGAAAAACACCTGGATCGCAGCGATTGCGACCTCGGGCGTGATCTTCTCGGCGGCCTATGCGCTATGGCTCTATCGTCGGGTTGTCATGGGCGATCTGATCAAAGAGAGCCTCAAGACCCTCAAAGACATGACCCCGCGCGAGAAATGGATTTTCGCGCCGCTGGTGGCAATGACCCTGATCCTGGGTGTCTATCCATCGCTGGTCACCGACATCATTGGCCCTTCGGTTGAAGCGCTGATTGCTAACTATGACACCGCCGTTGCGCATATGGCTGATGCCGCGCACGCTGGCGACCATTAA
- the nuoN gene encoding NADH-quinone oxidoreductase subunit NuoN: MISADLTIVLPEILLAIYAMVALVGAVYTGKDGLAGLLTWVTSLIFVLLAAWIGFGEGGTQTAFNGMYNDDAFSRFAKVTILLSAAAVLVMGQDYMARRNILRFEYPLLVALAVVGMMVMVSAGDLMALYMGLELQSLALYVVASLRRDSVRSTEAGMKYFVLGALSSGLLLYGSSLVYGFAGTTNFAGIIQAVGEGHTPLGLLFGLVFIVSGLAFKVSAVPFHMWTPDVYEGAPTPITAFFATAPKMAAMGLFARVVHDAFGGVVGDWQQIVALLSLLSMYLGAVAAIGQRDIKRLMAYSSIAHMGFALMGLAAGTAFGVQAMLIYMAIYVTMNIGTFAFILSMEKDGMPVSKIDALNMYAKREPGKALAMLILLFSLAGVPPLVGFFGKFYVLRAAYDAGLAWLAVAGVIASVIGAFYYLRIVYFMYFGEDQDGLDKNRSPVLSVFLMGSAAAMLFGVINLFGVETLAQVAAAALVN; encoded by the coding sequence ATGATCTCTGCTGATCTGACAATCGTTCTGCCGGAAATTCTACTGGCGATCTACGCAATGGTCGCGCTGGTAGGCGCGGTGTACACAGGCAAAGACGGGCTTGCGGGTCTGTTGACCTGGGTGACATCTCTGATCTTTGTGCTGCTGGCGGCCTGGATCGGCTTTGGCGAGGGCGGCACGCAAACCGCGTTCAACGGCATGTACAATGACGATGCCTTCTCGCGTTTTGCCAAGGTGACGATCCTCTTGTCTGCGGCGGCTGTTTTGGTCATGGGCCAGGACTATATGGCGCGCCGGAACATCCTACGGTTTGAGTACCCGCTGCTGGTGGCGCTGGCCGTTGTCGGCATGATGGTGATGGTTTCGGCCGGAGACCTCATGGCGCTTTACATGGGCCTCGAGCTGCAATCGCTGGCGCTCTATGTGGTTGCGTCTTTGCGTCGGGATTCTGTGCGCTCGACCGAGGCGGGCATGAAGTACTTCGTGCTGGGCGCGCTGTCCTCAGGTCTGCTGCTTTATGGCTCTTCGCTGGTTTACGGCTTTGCAGGCACCACGAATTTCGCGGGCATCATTCAGGCAGTGGGTGAGGGCCATACCCCTCTGGGTCTGCTCTTTGGTTTGGTGTTCATCGTGTCTGGCCTCGCGTTCAAAGTCTCGGCGGTTCCGTTCCACATGTGGACGCCCGACGTCTATGAGGGCGCGCCCACCCCGATCACGGCTTTCTTTGCAACCGCGCCTAAGATGGCGGCGATGGGGCTGTTTGCCCGCGTTGTGCATGACGCTTTCGGTGGCGTGGTCGGCGACTGGCAACAGATCGTGGCCTTGCTGTCGCTCTTGTCCATGTACCTTGGTGCGGTCGCAGCAATCGGGCAGCGCGATATCAAGCGTCTGATGGCCTATTCCTCGATTGCTCATATGGGATTTGCGCTGATGGGCTTGGCGGCTGGTACGGCCTTTGGCGTGCAGGCGATGCTGATCTATATGGCGATCTATGTGACCATGAATATCGGCACTTTTGCCTTTATCCTGTCGATGGAAAAAGACGGGATGCCCGTCAGCAAAATTGATGCGCTGAACATGTACGCAAAACGCGAGCCAGGCAAAGCGCTGGCGATGCTGATCCTCTTGTTCTCGCTGGCAGGTGTTCCGCCGCTGGTAGGCTTCTTTGGCAAGTTCTATGTGCTGCGCGCGGCCTATGATGCAGGCTTGGCATGGCTAGCGGTGGCCGGTGTGATCGCCTCGGTGATTGGCGCGTTTTACTACCTGCGGATCGTCTACTTTATGTACTTCGGTGAGGATCAAGACGGGCTCGACAAGAACCGCAGCCCGGTACTGAGCGTCTTCCTGATGGGCTCAGCAGCTGCGATGCTCTTTGGTGTGATCAACCTCTTTGGCGTTGAGACTCTGGCACAGGTTGCGGCGGCGGCTTTGGTCAACTGA